One Pirellulales bacterium DNA segment encodes these proteins:
- the hflX gene encoding GTPase HflX yields the protein MNRTQSVIQESAVLVGVLLPERPLQDDPLSELAGLAETAGAQVVGRVTQRRESPDVTTYLGKGKVDELKTLVQATDADVILFDNDLSPAQTRNLEQAAGTKVLDRSELILDIFASRARTVEARLAVELAQLQYSLPRLKRMWTHLSRLKMGIGMRGPGEKQLEVDRRLVEKRISELRRELKTIECRKERAVAARSERMTVSLVGYTNAGKSTLMNALTGAGVLAENKLFATLDTRTRRWQLPGWGPVLLSDTVGFIRDLPHNLIASFKATLEESRQADLLLHVADISNPQALDQISAVYKVLEELGIEAKDTLLVLNKVDAADRGQLALVRTRYPHALPISARAGIGLDQLRAEVSQTLSHNFLDIDVETGVANGRLLARLAAYGEVLSKRYSDDRVVVHCRVPHRAVAHLHGTDVTIRPHSSTPTAVGNNGFHQMAWNWQGLDGSQFDGQNDMPGPTPPAPRQ from the coding sequence ATGAATCGCACTCAGAGCGTTATCCAGGAATCCGCGGTGTTGGTCGGTGTGCTTCTGCCCGAGCGGCCATTGCAGGACGATCCGTTGTCGGAACTGGCCGGGTTGGCCGAAACCGCCGGGGCACAGGTGGTTGGCCGGGTGACCCAACGGCGCGAAAGCCCGGACGTCACAACGTATCTCGGCAAGGGCAAAGTCGACGAGCTGAAAACTTTGGTCCAGGCAACCGATGCCGACGTGATTCTGTTCGACAATGACTTGAGCCCGGCCCAGACGCGCAACCTGGAGCAAGCGGCCGGCACCAAAGTGCTCGATCGCAGCGAGTTGATTCTGGACATCTTTGCCAGCCGCGCACGCACGGTCGAAGCCCGACTGGCCGTCGAATTGGCGCAGTTGCAATATTCGCTTCCCCGGCTGAAGCGGATGTGGACCCACTTGTCGCGATTGAAGATGGGCATCGGCATGCGCGGGCCGGGCGAAAAGCAGTTGGAAGTCGACCGCCGGCTGGTCGAAAAGCGGATTAGCGAACTGCGCCGCGAACTGAAAACCATCGAATGCCGCAAAGAGCGCGCTGTGGCCGCGCGCAGCGAGCGGATGACCGTTTCGCTCGTCGGCTATACCAACGCCGGCAAAAGCACGCTCATGAATGCCTTGACCGGAGCGGGCGTGTTGGCGGAAAACAAGCTATTCGCCACGCTCGACACGCGGACACGCCGCTGGCAACTGCCGGGTTGGGGGCCCGTGTTGCTGAGCGACACGGTCGGTTTCATCCGCGATTTGCCCCATAATCTGATCGCCAGCTTCAAAGCCACGCTCGAAGAGTCGCGCCAGGCCGATTTGCTGCTGCACGTGGCCGACATAAGCAATCCGCAGGCATTGGATCAAATCAGTGCTGTTTACAAAGTGCTCGAAGAGTTGGGCATCGAAGCCAAGGATACGCTGCTGGTGCTCAACAAAGTCGACGCGGCCGACCGCGGGCAATTGGCCCTGGTTCGCACGCGTTATCCGCACGCACTGCCGATCAGCGCCCGGGCTGGCATTGGCTTGGATCAATTGCGGGCCGAGGTCAGTCAAACTCTGAGCCACAACTTCCTCGACATCGACGTGGAGACCGGGGTGGCCAACGGCCGCCTGTTGGCCCGGCTGGCAGCTTACGGCGAAGTCCTTTCCAAGCGTTACTCGGACGACCGAGTGGTGGTCCATTGCCGCGTGCCGCATCGGGCCGTCGCGCACCTGCACGGCACCGACGTGACGATTCGGCCTCACAGCTCGACGCCGACGGCGGTCGGCAACAACGGCTTTCATCAAATGGCCTGGAACTGGCAGGGACTCGACGGTTCGCAGTTCGATGGCCAGAATGACATGCCGGGGCCGACTCCCCCCGCGCCTCGTCAATAA
- a CDS encoding SDR family NAD(P)-dependent oxidoreductase, producing MAKRALSGLRGILTGASSGIGRALAVELVRRKVRLVIVARRREELERLASELDPAGLHLQIVVGDITDEAVRQAAIETALHHWWGLDLVINNAGIGARSRFVESSPERLRKIMEVNFFAPTELIRSALPQLKQGHTPIVVNVGSILGHRGLPRHTDYCASKFALRGLSESLRAELAPLGIDLLLVSPGRTETPFLDHSLARDSVAWDNEPAVSPAYVARRIARAIECGRHEIVVNYRGQLLIWLNRLAPGLLDRILARYG from the coding sequence ATGGCGAAGCGCGCTTTGTCCGGCCTGCGAGGCATTCTGACCGGCGCGTCGAGCGGAATCGGGCGAGCTTTGGCGGTCGAACTGGTGCGGCGGAAAGTCCGCCTGGTAATCGTTGCGCGGCGTCGAGAAGAATTAGAGCGACTCGCCAGCGAGTTGGATCCGGCGGGGCTTCACCTGCAGATCGTCGTGGGCGACATCACCGACGAGGCAGTCCGCCAGGCCGCGATCGAAACGGCCTTGCACCATTGGTGGGGCCTGGACCTGGTGATCAACAACGCCGGCATCGGTGCCCGGAGCCGCTTTGTCGAGTCCTCGCCCGAGCGGCTGCGTAAAATCATGGAAGTCAACTTCTTCGCGCCGACCGAGTTGATCCGGTCGGCACTCCCGCAGTTGAAACAAGGCCACACCCCGATCGTGGTGAACGTCGGTTCGATTCTGGGTCACCGCGGCCTGCCGCGACACACCGACTACTGCGCCAGCAAGTTTGCGCTGCGTGGCTTGAGCGAGTCGCTCCGTGCGGAACTAGCTCCGCTGGGAATCGATCTGCTGCTGGTCAGTCCGGGGCGTACGGAAACGCCGTTTTTAGACCACAGCCTGGCGCGGGACAGCGTCGCTTGGGACAACGAGCCGGCCGTGAGCCCGGCCTACGTCGCCCGGCGGATCGCCCGAGCGATCGAATGTGGCCGTCACGAGATTGTGGTCAATTATCGCGGCCAGCTTCTAATATGGCTGAACCGCCTTGCCCCGGGGCTGTTGGATCGCATCCTGGCCCGATACGGCTGA
- a CDS encoding FHA domain-containing protein has protein sequence MFGELLPVGGGDPIPLLKKSLLVGRRESCDIVLRFSNVSAHHCQLTLTGGYWYVKDLKSRNGVKVNGSRVEEKRLDPGDSLAIARHTYDVQYSPVDLGAVGPPPAEDLPADFMQQSLMERAGLAGRGKQPLFKADKSGAVPERYDLLNDNPGQIRDPNKPV, from the coding sequence ATGTTCGGTGAACTCCTTCCCGTCGGTGGCGGCGATCCTATTCCTCTTCTGAAGAAGAGTTTGCTGGTCGGGCGTCGCGAAAGCTGCGACATCGTGCTCCGGTTTTCCAACGTGTCGGCGCATCATTGCCAACTGACGCTCACCGGCGGCTATTGGTATGTGAAAGATCTGAAGAGTCGCAATGGTGTGAAGGTGAACGGCTCGCGCGTGGAAGAGAAGCGCCTCGATCCGGGCGATTCGTTGGCGATCGCACGGCACACCTATGACGTCCAATATTCGCCGGTCGATCTGGGGGCGGTCGGTCCGCCGCCTGCCGAGGATTTGCCGGCAGATTTCATGCAGCAATCGTTGATGGAGCGGGCCGGACTCGCCGGGCGAGGGAAGCAACCTCTCTTCAAGGCCGACAAATCGGGAGCCGTGCCCGAACGTTACGATTTGTTGAACGACAATCCGGGACAAATTCGCGACCCCAACAAGCCGGTTTGA
- the rsgA gene encoding ribosome small subunit-dependent GTPase A, protein MPASHSGTHLSLAPPAKAERTNLLAKPKKKIRADFRKNRSERARSDTWTQRFSVPDPQDEDEGKRDERISGKGDLARRRTVIGDLTDCGESGLGVRLDVDETVCRLGRVLSVHGLSSTVAADDGTLHRCTTRRLLKTLSTDQRHVVAAGDCVWFRPGGAGEGVIERVEPRRGVLARDSRGRRHILVTNVDQVLIVASAAEPTLKPNLIDRFLVTAHQAGLRPLITINKVDLIDLANLMPFVGVYSQLGYSVLLVSAQTGLGIDRLRRELAGKASVVAGQSGVGKSSLLNAVDPSLQLAVRSVSANNQKGRHTTTTAQLWPLASGGYVVDTPGIRQFQLWDIIPAEVAGYFRDLRPFVHRCRYPNCTHTHESDCAVKNAVADGRLDARRYESYCNLFLGDAA, encoded by the coding sequence ATGCCAGCGTCTCATTCGGGCACACACTTGTCTCTGGCCCCCCCCGCGAAAGCCGAGCGTACGAATCTCTTGGCGAAACCTAAGAAGAAAATCCGCGCCGATTTCCGCAAGAATCGCTCCGAGCGGGCACGCTCGGACACTTGGACGCAGCGTTTTTCCGTACCCGACCCGCAAGACGAAGACGAAGGCAAGCGTGACGAGCGGATCAGTGGAAAGGGAGACCTTGCGCGTCGGCGAACCGTAATCGGCGACCTGACCGACTGCGGCGAAAGCGGTCTTGGCGTGCGGCTGGACGTCGACGAGACCGTCTGCCGGCTGGGCCGGGTGCTCAGCGTTCACGGACTGTCGAGCACGGTCGCGGCTGACGACGGCACGCTGCACCGCTGCACGACGCGACGCCTGCTCAAGACGCTCAGTACCGATCAGCGACACGTCGTGGCGGCCGGCGATTGCGTTTGGTTCCGGCCGGGTGGCGCCGGCGAAGGAGTGATCGAGCGCGTCGAGCCGCGGCGAGGAGTGCTGGCACGCGACAGCCGCGGCCGGCGTCACATTCTGGTGACGAACGTCGACCAGGTTTTGATCGTCGCCAGCGCCGCCGAACCGACGCTGAAGCCGAATTTGATCGATCGCTTTCTGGTCACTGCCCATCAAGCCGGCCTACGGCCGCTCATCACGATCAATAAAGTCGACCTGATCGATTTGGCGAACCTGATGCCGTTTGTCGGCGTCTACAGTCAGTTGGGCTACAGCGTGCTGCTGGTTTCGGCTCAGACTGGCTTGGGAATCGATCGCTTGCGGCGCGAGCTGGCCGGCAAGGCCAGCGTCGTGGCGGGGCAAAGCGGTGTCGGAAAATCGTCCTTGCTTAACGCGGTCGATCCGTCACTCCAGCTCGCCGTGCGCTCGGTAAGCGCCAACAATCAAAAGGGAAGGCACACGACGACCACGGCCCAACTTTGGCCGTTGGCCAGCGGCGGATACGTCGTCGATACGCCCGGCATCCGCCAGTTCCAACTGTGGGACATCATTCCGGCGGAAGTGGCGGGCTACTTTCGCGATCTCCGTCCGTTTGTCCATCGCTGCCGGTATCCAAATTGCACGCATACTCACGAGTCGGACTGCGCGGTAAAGAATGCCGTGGCCGACGGCCGGCTCGACGCTCGCCGTTACGAAAGTTATTGCAACCTGTTTTTGGGGGACGCAGCATGA